Below is a genomic region from Deinococcus arcticus.
CCGCTGTCAGACGGGTCCAGACACAGCGGCGCCCAGCCAGGCTCAACCGGCTGGGCGCGCCTTGGGAAGAGCGCTTACTGCAGCGGCTGACCGTTCACCTTCAGGCCCGCCTGATCCATGTTCAGGTCGGTGACCAGACGAGAGCCCCGGCGCACCAGCAGGCCGTTCTCCTCGCCGGCCTGTATAAGCCCCTGGGCCATGCTGGGATCGGGCGCCAGGGTGGCCGCCAGGGTGTTCAGAGCCTGCGCCTCGCCCTCGCCGTGCAGGCGCACATCCAGCAGGCCCATCAGCAGTTCGGGACTGTCCAGCACGGCCGCCCAGTCGGTGGTGGCTGCACCCTTGAACCCCACCTGCCCGTTGAATTTCACCTCGTCCTTACCCTGTCCCACCGACAGACGGTCCAGCACCAGGGTGGGCCCGGCCTTCAGCAGCGCGGTGATCAGGGTATTGACCGCCGCGTCATCTGGCGTCTTCCTGGTTCGGGTCAGGGCGCTCAGCTGCTCCATGGCCTTGCGGTCCAGGTTGTTCAGGGTCATGTTCAGCTGCAGCTTGTCCAGCGTCTTGCCGGCCACTTCCAGGCGCTCGGCGCCGTAGCCCACCGCCGAACTCATCAGCGGGCCCTGGCTGCGGGTCGTGGAGGTCACGGTCAGGCGGTCGAGTTTCAGGACCTGCCCGCCCGGGGCGCCGGCCTCCAGGCTGGCCAGGGTGAACTGCCCCTTGCCGTCGCCCAGCGTGTCTGGCTGCTGACTGGCATTCATCTGCCAGCTGGCAGAACCCAGGGTCATCCGCATATCCTGGTCTTCAATCACCAGCCCTGGCCACTGCCCGGCCGAGAACACCTCGCGTTCGGTGGCACGCACCGTGCCGCTGGCCGCCTGCCAGCGCGTGGTGGTTCCCTCGGCCGTGATGGTGCCGGCCGGCACGTTGAACGTCGTCACGCTGTGGCCGCCAAACTGAATGTCGGTGCGCAGCGAGATTTTCTGGCCGCCAAACGCCCGGTCCAGCTGGGCCTGCACCCCCGGCTCGAACTGCACGTCGGTGATCACGGTGGCGGCCCCAAAGCGTTTGCCCTGCGGGAACGGACCGTTGTACACGCGGCTGTTCAGCTTGATCACCATAGGATCGGCGGTTTCAGGCATCAGGGTAATGGTCGTGACCTGGGTGCCGCCAAAGGCCGTGCCCTGGTAGGGCTCACTGACCATGCGCGCCAGGCCGCTTTCAGTAAGGGCTTTCTGGGTGCGGCCCAGTTGGGCCTGCACGTCCTTCTGGGTCTGCTGGGCCGCCACGACGGCCACCGTGGCGCCGCCCAGCAGCAGGGCCGCGCTCAGGGCGGCGATGGTCAGTGCGCGTTTCTTCATCATCCTGTCAGGGTAGGGGGTGAACCGAACGAGCCGGGCCGCAGGTGAGGCACAGAATCCTGGACAGGGCGGGGCTGTACCTGTGCGGGGTTACGCCAGTCCAGGGCCCGGCACCAGCACCATCCGCAGATCATTCAGGTTTTGTCCGGTGGGGCCGGTGACCACCAAGTCGCCCAGCGCGCCAAAAAATGAGCCGGCGTCGTTCTCGCGCAGCGCCCGCTGGGGGTCCAGTCCCAGGGCTCCGGCGCGGGCCAGCGTGTTGGGCGTGACCAGAGCGCCTGCGCCGCCGCTGGTGCCATCCACCCCGTCCGAGCCTGCCGAGAGGGCATACACCCCCGGGCCAGCCAGCGCCAGGGCCAGCGCAAATTCGGTGTTCCGCCCGCCGTGGCCGCTGCCCCGCACTGTCACGGTGGCCTCACCGCCCGAGAGGAGGGCCACCGGGGCAGGCCAGGGCGTGCCGTGCGCCTGCACGCTGCGGACCAGGGCTCCATGAAAGGCGGCCAGCTCGCGCGCCTCGCCCGTGAAGGTGTCGCCCAGGATCATAGCCGGGAAGCCCCGGGCCTGCAGGGCTGCCTGCGCCGCTCGCAGCAGGTCGCGGTTTCCACCGATTACCTGGGCGTGGGCATGGGGCAGAGCCGTGGGGGTGTCCTCGTGTTCACCCCGGGCGCCCGCCTCCAGAACAGCCCGGGCCTCCGGCGCCGCCACCCCAAAGCGGTCCAGCACCCCCAGGGCGTCGGCAAAGGTGCTGGGGTCGGGCACCGTGGGCCCGCTGGCGATGGTGGCCGGATCGTCGCCCACCACGTCGCTGAGCAGCCACGCGCGCACCCGGGCTCGGGTGGCCGCCGCCAGCTGGCCCCCCTTCACGCGCGACAGGTGGCGGCGCACGGTGTTCAGGGCGTGAATATCGGCCCCGGCAC
It encodes:
- a CDS encoding DUF945 family protein is translated as MMKKRALTIAALSAALLLGGATVAVVAAQQTQKDVQAQLGRTQKALTESGLARMVSEPYQGTAFGGTQVTTITLMPETADPMVIKLNSRVYNGPFPQGKRFGAATVITDVQFEPGVQAQLDRAFGGQKISLRTDIQFGGHSVTTFNVPAGTITAEGTTTRWQAASGTVRATEREVFSAGQWPGLVIEDQDMRMTLGSASWQMNASQQPDTLGDGKGQFTLASLEAGAPGGQVLKLDRLTVTSTTRSQGPLMSSAVGYGAERLEVAGKTLDKLQLNMTLNNLDRKAMEQLSALTRTRKTPDDAAVNTLITALLKAGPTLVLDRLSVGQGKDEVKFNGQVGFKGAATTDWAAVLDSPELLMGLLDVRLHGEGEAQALNTLAATLAPDPSMAQGLIQAGEENGLLVRRGSRLVTDLNMDQAGLKVNGQPLQ
- a CDS encoding glycerate kinase type-2 family protein, whose amino-acid sequence is MTPDEARALLLACFQEALAATAPGRLLAPYLQAPPPAVVLAVGKAAAPMMSAALAAYPGVPGLVVLPDGAAAPPWPPNVTVRRAGHPHPDHRSVAAAREALGLLAALKPGTEALVLLSGGGSALLCAPRGVTLAQKAALSAELMRAGADIHALNTVRRHLSRVKGGQLAAATRARVRAWLLSDVVGDDPATIASGPTVPDPSTFADALGVLDRFGVAAPEARAVLEAGARGEHEDTPTALPHAHAQVIGGNRDLLRAAQAALQARGFPAMILGDTFTGEARELAAFHGALVRSVQAHGTPWPAPVALLSGGEATVTVRGSGHGGRNTEFALALALAGPGVYALSAGSDGVDGTSGGAGALVTPNTLARAGALGLDPQRALRENDAGSFFGALGDLVVTGPTGQNLNDLRMVLVPGPGLA